DNA sequence from the Alphaproteobacteria bacterium genome:
CCACGTCTCGTTTACCGCCTCGTTGAGGTGCGGCAGGATACGCATCACCCGGCGTTCACGAGCATCGATCCGGATGCTGCTACCGACGGCATCGAGCGCATCAATTGATTTGATCTCCCGCAGCTCCCACGAGCGTGCGCTGAAGGCATAGGGCTTGGAGGTCAAGGCACCAACTGGGCAGAGATCGATGATGTTTCCCGAGAGCTCCGAGTGCAGCCCGCTCTCGATGACAAAGCTGATCTCAATCTCCTCACCACGGAACAGCCCTCCCAGCGCCGGCACGCCGGCGACTTCCTCCATGAAGCGAACGCACCGCGTGCAGTGGATACAGCGGGTCATAACAGTCTCGACCAGGGGCCCGAAGTTCTTATCGGGCACCACGCGCTTGTCCTCGTCGTAGCGGCCGACATCACGCCCAAAGGCCATCGCCTGGTCCTGCAGGTCACACTCACCGCCCTGGTCGCAAATCGGGCAATCGAGGGGATGATTGATGAGCAATAGCTCCATCACGCCTTCGCGGGCCTTGCGCACCACCTCGCTGTCGGTGTGGACAACCATACCGTCGCCCGCCGGCATGGCACAGGAGGCGATCGGTTTTGGCGACTTTTCCACCTCGACCAGACACATGCGGCAATTGCCGGCGATCGACAGCCGGTCGTGGTAACAGAAGCGCGGCACCTCGGCGCTGGCTTGCTCGCAAGCCTGGAGCACCGTGGTCCCCGGCTTAACCGTGATTTCCTGACCGTCGACAGTCAGTGTTGGCATGCGCTTCCCTCCGTTACGCAGCGCGCTTCTTGCGCTCAAGGATGCGGTGCTCGATCTCTGCGCGAAAATGCCGGATCAGGCCTTGGACTGGCCAGGCCGCAGCATCGCCAAGCGCGCAGATGGTATGACCTTCAATTTGCTTGGTCACGGTCTCCAGCATGTCGATTTCCTCGATCTCCGCATTGCCGGTGACCATGCGCTCGAGCACGCGCCACACCCAGCCCGTACCTTCACGGCAGGGGGTGCATTGGCCGCAACTCTCATGTTTGTAGAAATGCGCCAGGCGCGCAATGGCAGCGATAATATCGGTAGACTGGTCCATAACGATGACAGCTGCCGTGCCGAGTCCGGATTTGGCATCACGCAGCGCGTCGAAATCCATGATCTGGTCTTCGCAAGCAGTCTTAGGCAGACAGGGAACCGAGGAGCCGCCGGGGATCACGGCCAGCAAGTTGTCCCAGCCGCCACGCACACCACCGGCATGGCGCTCGATGAGTTCGCGCAAGGGGATGCTCATCGCCTCCTCAACATTGCAGGGTCGCTCAACATGGCCAGACAGGCAGAACAGCTTGGTGCCGGTATTATTCTTACGGCCGATGCCCGAGAACCAACTCGCCCCACGTCGCAAAATGGTTGGAGAAACGGCCACTGTCTCAACATTAGTTACCGTAGTTGGACAGCCATACAGTCCGGCATTAGCAGGAAATGGCGGCTTCAACCGCGGTTTCCCCTTCTTGCCCTCTAGGCTTTCGAGTAGTGCCGTCTCCTCTCCACAGACATAGGCACCGGCACCTCGATGGAGATAAACATCAAACACTTCCCCCGTGCCGCAGGCACCCTTGCCGATCAGCTTGGCCTCATAGGCTTCGTCGATAGCGCGCTGCAATGCCTGAGCTTCGTTGTAAAACTCGCCGCGGATGTAGATGTAGGCCGCCTTTGCCCCCACCCCGAAGCCGGCAATGACGCAACCCTCGATGAGCTTGTGCGGCTCGTGGCGCAGGATATCGCGGTCCTTGCAGGTACCGGGCTCGCTCTCATCCGCATTGACGACAAGAAAGGACGGACGACCGTCCAGCTCCTTTGGCATGAACGACCACTTGAGACCGGTGGGAAAGCCCGCGCCGCCGCGCCCGCGCAAACCAGAGGCCTTGATATCCTCGACAATCTTGTCGCGACCGCGCTCCAGCAAAGCCTTAGTGTCATCCCAATCACCACGTGCCTGTGCCGCCTTTAAATCGACGCCGAGATTGCCGTAGAGATTGGTAAAAATACGATCCTTGTCGGCCAGCATCAGGTTCCATCCTCCGCTAGCAAGGTGGTGCGCCCACCGATCGGCGCCGAGGTGTCGCGATTGTGCTCTTGCGAGCCTATGATCACTGGCTTTCCGACCTTCAGATCATCGAGCAGACTCACCATGCGCTCAGCATCCAGATCTTCGTAATAGTTATCGTTGATCTGCACCACCGGCGCATTGACGCAGGCACCGAGACACTCGACCTCGACCAAGGTGAATTCACCGTCATCGCTGCTCCCGCCAAGTTCGACGTCGAGATGCTCGCGGCAAGCATTGATAAGGTCGTCACTACCCCGCAGCCAGCAAGGCGTGGTGCGGCAGACTTGTACTAAGTGCTTACCAACCGGCGCTAAATTGAACATGGTGTAGAAGGTCGCCACTTCGAAGGCGCGAATCTCGGGCATCTTAAGCAGTTCTGCGACCGCGCGAATTGCTGCCTTGGGCAACCAACCCCCATGCTGACGCTGGGCCAAGTCCAGCAACGGGATACAGGCGCTCTGCTGATGACCCGGGGGGTACTTGGCGATTACCGCCTCTGCCGCCAACATGGTCTCCTTACTGAAGACGAACGAATTTGGCTGCTCCGACGCCGGCGCAAAGTGACGCCCGCTCATCGGTCAATCTCCCCAAACACCACGTCCATGCTTGCAATACAGGCCAC
Encoded proteins:
- the nuoF gene encoding NADH-quinone oxidoreductase subunit NuoF; this translates as MLADKDRIFTNLYGNLGVDLKAAQARGDWDDTKALLERGRDKIVEDIKASGLRGRGGAGFPTGLKWSFMPKELDGRPSFLVVNADESEPGTCKDRDILRHEPHKLIEGCVIAGFGVGAKAAYIYIRGEFYNEAQALQRAIDEAYEAKLIGKGACGTGEVFDVYLHRGAGAYVCGEETALLESLEGKKGKPRLKPPFPANAGLYGCPTTVTNVETVAVSPTILRRGASWFSGIGRKNNTGTKLFCLSGHVERPCNVEEAMSIPLRELIERHAGGVRGGWDNLLAVIPGGSSVPCLPKTACEDQIMDFDALRDAKSGLGTAAVIVMDQSTDIIAAIARLAHFYKHESCGQCTPCREGTGWVWRVLERMVTGNAEIEEIDMLETVTKQIEGHTICALGDAAAWPVQGLIRHFRAEIEHRILERKKRAA
- the nuoE gene encoding NADH-quinone oxidoreductase subunit NuoE, which codes for MSGRHFAPASEQPNSFVFSKETMLAAEAVIAKYPPGHQQSACIPLLDLAQRQHGGWLPKAAIRAVAELLKMPEIRAFEVATFYTMFNLAPVGKHLVQVCRTTPCWLRGSDDLINACREHLDVELGGSSDDGEFTLVEVECLGACVNAPVVQINDNYYEDLDAERMVSLLDDLKVGKPVIIGSQEHNRDTSAPIGGRTTLLAEDGT